Proteins encoded by one window of Blautia luti:
- a CDS encoding aminotransferase class I/II-fold pyridoxal phosphate-dependent enzyme, giving the protein MKEMYAQLGISSEVYDFGHKIEESLKERFEKFDKTAEYNQMKVLLAMQKNKVSAECFGSSSGYGYDDIGRETLEKVYADTFHTEACLVRPQVTCGTHALAIALFGNLRPGDELLAPAGKPYDTLEEVIGIRPSKGSLAEYGVTYRQVELLEDGTFDYDSIRKAINEKTRLVEIQRSKGYQTRPSFSVKQIGELIAFVKSIKPDVICMVDNCYGEFVDTIEPSDVGADMVVGSLIKNPGGGLAPIGGYIAGTKECVENASYRMTCPGLGSEVGATLGVNRSFFQGFFLAPMVTKGALKGAVFAANVYEKLGFPVIPNSTEERQDIIQAVSLGTPEGLIAFCKGIQAAAPVDSYVDPEPWDMPGYDSQVIMAAGAFVQGSSIELSADGPMKPPYAVYFQGGLTWEHAKLGVLMSLQKMVDKGLVTLK; this is encoded by the coding sequence ATGAAAGAAATGTATGCACAGCTCGGAATCTCCTCAGAAGTGTATGACTTCGGTCATAAAATCGAGGAATCCTTAAAAGAAAGATTTGAGAAATTTGACAAAACCGCAGAATACAACCAGATGAAAGTTCTCCTTGCCATGCAGAAGAACAAAGTAAGCGCAGAGTGCTTCGGCAGCTCATCCGGTTACGGTTATGATGACATTGGCCGTGAAACTCTTGAGAAAGTCTATGCAGATACGTTCCACACAGAAGCATGTCTGGTACGTCCGCAGGTCACATGCGGAACTCACGCACTGGCAATCGCCTTATTTGGAAATCTCCGTCCAGGTGATGAACTTCTGGCGCCTGCTGGAAAACCATACGATACTCTGGAAGAAGTCATCGGCATTCGTCCATCAAAAGGTTCTCTCGCAGAATACGGTGTAACTTACCGCCAGGTAGAACTTCTAGAAGACGGAACTTTCGATTATGACAGCATCCGCAAGGCGATCAATGAGAAAACCCGTCTCGTAGAGATCCAGCGTTCTAAAGGATACCAGACCCGTCCTTCATTTTCCGTAAAGCAGATCGGTGAACTGATCGCTTTCGTTAAGAGTATCAAACCGGATGTAATCTGCATGGTAGATAATTGCTATGGTGAATTCGTAGACACCATCGAACCTAGTGATGTAGGCGCAGATATGGTTGTCGGCTCTCTGATCAAGAACCCGGGCGGCGGACTTGCACCAATTGGCGGATATATTGCAGGAACAAAAGAATGCGTAGAGAACGCGTCCTACAGAATGACTTGTCCTGGACTTGGCAGTGAAGTAGGCGCTACTCTCGGAGTAAACCGTTCATTCTTCCAGGGATTTTTCCTCGCACCAATGGTTACCAAGGGAGCGTTAAAAGGTGCTGTATTTGCAGCAAACGTTTATGAGAAATTGGGGTTCCCTGTAATCCCGAATTCTACTGAGGAGCGTCAGGATATTATTCAGGCAGTAAGCCTTGGCACACCGGAGGGACTGATCGCATTCTGTAAAGGAATCCAGGCAGCAGCACCGGTTGACAGCTATGTAGATCCGGAGCCTTGGGACATGCCGGGATATGACAGCCAGGTAATTATGGCAGCAGGAGCATTTGTACAGGGATCTTCCATCGAGCTTTCTGCAGATGGCCCGATGAAACCGCCATATGCAGTATATTTCCAGGGCGGACTTACCTGGGAACACGCAAAGCTTGGCGTACTGATGTCCCTGCAGAAAATGGTAGATAAGGGTCTTGTGACTTTAAAATAA
- a CDS encoding rod shape-determining protein — protein sequence MLFEKTYGIDLGSSSVKVYSFFRNKSYMEKNMVASKGRRIIAMGNEAYEMFEKSPSDISVCSPMAFGMIANLELQEIVLYSMIRKIDHILGFGSVMYFTVPLDMTAVEKRAYFHVANGHWLRKNRVFMVEAPIADALAMGVDLEDPAGNMIVNIGAQSTEFSIITGGKIIISKKIPVGGRQLNESICTEIRKRYNLQIGTRTAKRLKMVMGRLSDQKKGVRKVVGIDSISGLPREEIISSYVVNDGIMNCVNEIGQEMKTFLERIPPQISYHIARQGIYITGGSTRLPYIDQYLASYTGFTFNLSDLYEKSAVTGLEKIIRNKDLRKWAVPVTQRKL from the coding sequence ATGCTGTTTGAGAAAACATACGGGATAGATTTGGGAAGCAGTTCTGTAAAAGTCTATTCTTTTTTTAGAAACAAAAGTTATATGGAAAAAAACATGGTCGCATCTAAAGGCCGCAGGATTATTGCCATGGGCAATGAAGCTTACGAAATGTTTGAAAAATCACCGTCAGATATTTCTGTCTGTTCGCCAATGGCTTTCGGTATGATCGCGAACCTGGAGCTTCAGGAAATCGTACTGTACAGTATGATCCGCAAGATCGATCACATCCTGGGATTTGGATCTGTTATGTATTTTACAGTTCCCCTGGATATGACAGCTGTAGAAAAAAGAGCTTATTTTCATGTGGCCAATGGACACTGGCTCAGAAAAAACAGGGTATTTATGGTAGAAGCTCCCATTGCAGATGCACTGGCAATGGGAGTGGATCTGGAGGATCCGGCTGGAAATATGATAGTCAATATAGGTGCCCAGAGCACCGAATTTTCCATCATCACCGGTGGAAAGATCATTATCAGCAAAAAAATTCCTGTGGGCGGCAGGCAGCTGAATGAATCTATCTGTACAGAAATACGTAAGCGTTATAATCTGCAGATAGGTACACGTACAGCCAAGAGACTGAAAATGGTTATGGGCCGTCTCAGTGATCAGAAAAAGGGAGTACGCAAGGTAGTAGGAATTGACAGTATTTCCGGTTTACCACGAGAAGAAATCATTTCGTCTTATGTAGTCAATGACGGGATCATGAACTGCGTTAATGAAATCGGTCAGGAAATGAAAACTTTTCTGGAGCGTATTCCTCCGCAGATTTCCTATCATATAGCCAGACAGGGAATCTACATAACCGGAGGAAGCACGAGACTTCCCTATATTGATCAGTATCTGGCAAGTTATACAGGTTTTACCTTTAATCTGTCAGATCTTTATGAGAAATCAGCAGTTACCGGTCTGGAGAAAATCATAAGAAATAAAGACCTGCGTAAATGGGCAGTGCCGGTTACGCAGAGAAAACTATAA
- a CDS encoding NAD(P)/FAD-dependent oxidoreductase produces MKKRQVVIVGAGASGMTAAIMAARNGAAVTVLEQNEKPGKKICATGNGKCNFSNLAMPEDAYRGRHPEFVKDAFERFSVKDTVEFFKELGIFPLDRNGYLYPRSNQAQSVVDVLCMEASHLGVKIKTNEQVTAIEPARNGNNFQILTKGWHYEADALILANGSKASSISGSDGSGYELAKSLGHHIIPVYPALTALKCKGNSYKGWAGVRTEGRISLLVDNELCSCQQGELQLTEYGISGIPVFQLSRYAICAVKTGKKAVLKINFLPECTVDEVKELLHQRKKDCPYKNEKELLTGLFPEKLINVLTSQKNLISAITEYTLEVTDGLSFSQAQVCSGGVDTSEIVNETMESRFCPNVYIVGELLDIDGTCGGYNLQWAWSSGAAAGIHAAKEYKR; encoded by the coding sequence ATGAAGAAAAGGCAGGTAGTGATCGTAGGAGCCGGTGCTTCGGGAATGACAGCGGCGATCATGGCGGCCAGAAACGGGGCAGCAGTCACTGTTCTGGAACAGAATGAGAAACCAGGAAAAAAAATCTGCGCAACAGGAAACGGGAAATGTAATTTTTCCAATCTTGCAATGCCGGAAGATGCATACAGAGGCAGACATCCGGAATTTGTAAAAGATGCATTTGAGCGGTTTTCTGTCAAAGATACGGTAGAGTTCTTCAAAGAACTGGGAATCTTTCCGCTGGACAGGAATGGATATCTCTATCCGCGAAGTAATCAGGCACAGAGTGTTGTGGATGTATTATGCATGGAAGCTTCCCATCTGGGGGTAAAGATAAAGACAAATGAGCAGGTCACTGCCATAGAACCTGCCAGAAATGGCAATAACTTCCAGATATTGACCAAGGGATGGCACTACGAAGCAGATGCGCTCATACTTGCCAATGGTTCAAAGGCATCCTCTATTTCCGGTTCTGACGGAAGCGGCTATGAGCTGGCAAAGAGTCTTGGACATCATATTATTCCTGTATATCCGGCTCTTACAGCTTTAAAATGTAAAGGAAACAGCTACAAAGGCTGGGCCGGAGTCAGAACCGAGGGACGAATTTCCCTGCTGGTAGATAACGAACTTTGCAGCTGCCAACAAGGAGAACTCCAGCTGACTGAATATGGAATCTCGGGAATTCCTGTATTTCAGCTGAGCAGATATGCAATTTGCGCAGTGAAAACTGGAAAAAAAGCAGTTTTGAAAATTAATTTTCTTCCGGAATGTACAGTCGATGAGGTGAAAGAACTTCTTCACCAGCGAAAAAAAGATTGTCCATACAAAAATGAAAAAGAACTTCTCACAGGACTGTTTCCTGAAAAACTGATCAATGTACTGACTTCTCAGAAAAATCTGATTTCTGCTATTACTGAGTATACACTGGAAGTTACAGATGGTTTATCCTTTTCCCAGGCGCAGGTTTGTTCCGGAGGAGTAGATACCAGCGAAATCGTAAACGAAACTATGGAATCCAGATTCTGTCCCAATGTATATATTGTAGGAGAGCTCCTGGATATTGACGGGACATGCGGCGGATACAATCTTCAGTGGGCATGGAGCAGCGGTGCCGCAGCCGGAATCCATGCAGCAAAGGAGTATAAAAGATGA
- the mreD gene encoding rod shape-determining protein MreD, translating to MKSKITLFFTILICFLLQCTVMHVISIGSITPNLILVLCISMGLMRGRKNGMWTGFFCGFLVDMFYGSVFGFYALIYMYIGFLSGYAHRICYDDDLKVPILLAGVGDLLYGISVYALQFLLRGRLGLGTYLYRIILPEIFYTIILTLVVYRVFRYINYHLMNPLKKESESIWVLK from the coding sequence ATGAAGAGTAAGATCACACTTTTTTTCACAATTCTCATCTGTTTCCTTCTCCAGTGTACAGTGATGCATGTAATCTCCATCGGATCTATCACGCCGAATCTGATCCTTGTCCTGTGTATTTCCATGGGACTGATGCGAGGCAGGAAAAATGGAATGTGGACCGGCTTTTTCTGTGGATTTCTGGTTGATATGTTTTATGGATCCGTGTTTGGATTTTATGCACTGATCTATATGTATATCGGATTTTTAAGCGGATATGCTCACAGAATCTGTTATGATGATGATCTGAAAGTTCCGATCCTTCTGGCAGGTGTGGGAGATCTGCTTTATGGGATATCTGTTTATGCTCTACAGTTTCTTCTCCGAGGAAGGCTGGGACTGGGAACTTATCTGTACAGGATTATACTTCCGGAAATTTTTTATACGATCATTCTGACCCTGGTAGTTTACCGGGTCTTTCGCTATATTAACTATCACTTAATGAATCCGTTAAAGAAAGAAAGTGAGTCGATTTGGGTACTAAAATAA
- the mreC gene encoding rod shape-determining protein MreC — translation MKNLKKKVRFRINLKSKHLLAIMTIFCISCIVATFASGITTAPLQDAAGALIVPFENSINNISSVLTGIQSSMRDKQEILVENENLKAQVDSLTEQNNKLIQDQTELVRLQQMYNLDQQYTEYPKVAAEIISKDPGNWYDTFMINRGSADGIRVDNNVIAGKGLVGIVTEVGTHWATVRSIIDDSSNVSAMTVSTQDNCVVEGDLELIDEGKLSFSQLYDQDNKVTVGERIVTSNISEKYVEGLFIGYVSDIQQDSNNLTKTGTIVTPVDFQHLKDVLVITVNKQDSITEGGQNEE, via the coding sequence ATGAAGAACCTGAAAAAGAAAGTACGTTTCAGAATAAACTTAAAAAGTAAACATTTGCTGGCTATCATGACTATTTTCTGCATCAGCTGTATTGTAGCAACTTTTGCTTCGGGAATTACCACTGCACCGTTACAGGATGCGGCAGGTGCCCTGATCGTTCCTTTTGAGAACAGTATCAACAATATCAGTTCAGTTCTTACAGGAATCCAGAGCAGCATGAGAGACAAGCAAGAAATACTTGTAGAAAACGAAAACCTGAAAGCTCAGGTGGACAGTCTGACAGAACAGAACAATAAACTGATCCAGGATCAGACAGAACTTGTGAGATTACAGCAGATGTATAATCTGGATCAGCAGTATACAGAATATCCGAAGGTTGCTGCCGAGATCATTTCCAAGGATCCGGGAAACTGGTATGATACTTTTATGATCAACCGTGGTTCTGCAGATGGGATCCGTGTGGATAACAATGTAATCGCAGGAAAAGGTCTGGTAGGAATTGTCACAGAAGTGGGAACACACTGGGCAACCGTACGTTCTATCATTGATGACAGCAGCAATGTCAGCGCTATGACTGTCAGTACTCAGGATAATTGTGTGGTTGAGGGTGATCTGGAGCTGATTGATGAGGGAAAGTTAAGTTTCAGCCAGTTATATGATCAGGATAATAAAGTTACAGTAGGCGAACGTATCGTCACTTCCAATATCAGTGAAAAATATGTGGAAGGCCTTTTTATCGGTTATGTAAGTGATATTCAGCAGGATAGCAATAACCTGACAAAAACAGGAACAATTGTTACACCTGTGGATTTTCAGCATCTGAAGGATGTCCTGGTTATTACTGTAAATAAGCAGGATTCTATTACTGAAGGAGGACAGAATGAAGAGTAA
- the radC gene encoding RadC family protein, producing the protein MKNIIKNLPEDQRPYEKCFYQGEDTLSDSELLAVILRSGTREQNSLSLAQTVLQYMEKSSYSGLMGLLHISVEDLMKIHGIGRVKAVQLKCIGELSKRIATTAARSQLSLNSPGSIAAYYMEQLRHEEQELVICMMVDVKGHFLGDKILSRGTATSSLVTPREIYIEALRRHAISLIMIHNHPSGDPSPSPEDVEITERIYQAGEILGIPLLDHIVIGDHRYCSFVETGLWETCTG; encoded by the coding sequence ATGAAAAACATTATAAAGAATTTACCTGAGGATCAACGTCCCTATGAGAAATGTTTTTATCAGGGAGAAGATACACTCAGTGACAGTGAATTGCTGGCTGTGATCCTGCGCAGTGGTACCAGAGAACAGAATTCTCTGTCACTGGCACAGACAGTTTTGCAGTATATGGAGAAGTCCTCCTATTCCGGTCTGATGGGACTTTTACATATCTCAGTGGAAGATCTGATGAAAATTCATGGAATCGGACGTGTCAAGGCAGTTCAGCTTAAATGTATCGGAGAATTGTCCAAAAGAATTGCTACAACTGCTGCCCGATCCCAGCTTTCATTAAACAGTCCGGGGTCGATCGCAGCATATTACATGGAGCAGTTAAGACATGAAGAGCAGGAACTTGTAATCTGTATGATGGTCGATGTGAAGGGCCATTTTCTGGGAGATAAGATATTAAGCAGAGGAACCGCAACCAGTTCGCTGGTAACCCCCAGGGAAATTTATATAGAAGCTTTACGTCGTCATGCAATAAGCCTGATAATGATTCATAATCATCCCAGCGGGGATCCGTCTCCCAGTCCGGAGGATGTTGAAATTACAGAAAGAATTTATCAGGCAGGGGAAATACTGGGTATCCCTCTTCTTGATCACATTGTGATTGGTGATCACAGATACTGTAGTTTTGTAGAAACCGGGTTATGGGAGACATGTACAGGATAA
- a CDS encoding NAD(P)/FAD-dependent oxidoreductase, translating into MIRISQMKLPVGHTREQLEKKIAKILKNPGCSFSYEIKKQSLDCRHKNDKIFVYTVDVKIRDEQKIARKVNNNNVMVTKEKVYQFPTPGDIPLLHLPVIIGSGPAGIFCGWYLARAGYRPLILERGEEADKRQKTVENFWKNGVLDPDSNVQFGEGGAGTFSDGKLNTLVKDPYGRNHEVLKRFVEAGAPNEILYQQKPHLGTDVLIGIVQKMRQDIEDMGGHFRFRSKVTDLHFTNGSLTEIEINGQEKIPAQVCVLAVGHSARDTFEMLHRRGVFMEPKSFAVGLRIEHPQSMINEDLYGEAENELLGAASYKVTHKCANGRGVYSFCMCPGGYVVNASSEPGKLAVNGMSYQARDSRNANSAMIVTVSPEDFPEKGPLGGVSFQRELERKAWELGEGKIPVQLFGDFCKNQPSVSLEEITPCMKGEYTLANVRSILPETVGNSIEEGVHSFGKRISGFDRNDALLSGVESRTSSPVRIVRDSDLLSNIEGIYPCGEGAGYAGGITSAAMDGIKIAEAISKKYRNF; encoded by the coding sequence ATGATTCGAATTTCCCAGATGAAACTCCCGGTAGGACATACCCGGGAGCAGCTTGAAAAAAAAATTGCCAAAATATTGAAAAATCCAGGATGTTCTTTTTCCTATGAGATAAAAAAACAATCTCTGGATTGCAGACACAAAAATGACAAAATTTTCGTGTATACTGTAGATGTGAAAATCCGGGATGAACAAAAGATTGCAAGAAAAGTTAACAATAATAATGTTATGGTAACTAAAGAAAAAGTATACCAGTTCCCAACACCTGGAGATATCCCGTTGCTGCATCTGCCTGTTATTATCGGAAGCGGACCGGCAGGAATCTTCTGCGGCTGGTATCTGGCCCGGGCAGGTTATCGTCCTTTGATCCTGGAAAGAGGAGAAGAAGCAGATAAGCGTCAGAAAACGGTTGAAAATTTCTGGAAAAACGGAGTATTGGATCCAGATTCCAATGTACAGTTCGGAGAAGGCGGCGCAGGAACTTTTTCTGACGGAAAACTAAATACACTTGTGAAAGATCCATATGGACGTAATCATGAGGTACTGAAACGCTTTGTTGAAGCAGGAGCTCCCAACGAGATTCTCTATCAGCAGAAACCTCATCTGGGAACCGATGTCCTTATTGGAATTGTCCAGAAAATGCGTCAGGATATTGAAGATATGGGAGGTCATTTCAGATTCCGTTCCAAAGTAACGGATCTGCATTTTACAAATGGTTCTCTGACAGAGATTGAGATCAACGGACAGGAAAAAATCCCTGCACAGGTATGTGTTCTGGCAGTGGGACACAGTGCCCGCGATACATTTGAAATGCTTCACAGGCGCGGAGTGTTCATGGAACCGAAATCATTTGCCGTAGGACTTCGTATTGAACATCCCCAGTCCATGATCAATGAGGATCTTTATGGAGAAGCAGAAAATGAACTTCTGGGAGCTGCAAGCTATAAGGTTACACATAAATGTGCAAATGGCCGTGGCGTTTATTCTTTCTGCATGTGTCCTGGAGGATATGTGGTAAATGCATCTTCTGAACCTGGAAAACTGGCAGTAAATGGAATGAGTTATCAGGCCAGAGATTCCAGGAATGCCAACAGTGCAATGATCGTAACTGTATCTCCCGAGGATTTTCCGGAAAAAGGGCCATTGGGTGGCGTCAGTTTCCAGAGAGAACTGGAACGTAAAGCATGGGAACTTGGCGAGGGAAAGATTCCAGTGCAGCTTTTCGGTGATTTCTGTAAAAATCAGCCAAGTGTTTCTCTGGAAGAGATCACTCCATGTATGAAAGGAGAATATACACTGGCCAATGTACGGTCGATATTGCCGGAAACTGTAGGAAATTCCATAGAAGAAGGGGTTCATTCCTTTGGAAAAAGAATCTCCGGATTTGACAGGAATGATGCATTGTTAAGCGGTGTGGAAAGTCGTACTTCTTCACCGGTTCGTATTGTTCGTGACAGTGATCTGTTGTCAAATATAGAAGGAATATATCCCTGCGGAGAAGGCGCAGGATATGCAGGCGGTATTACCAGCGCAGCTATGGATGGAATTAAGATTGCAGAAGCTATTTCTAAAAAATACAGAAATTTTTAG
- a CDS encoding penicillin-binding transpeptidase domain-containing protein, translated as MGTKIKRFFRKIRIKRTTILVLVFVFMSATLVRQLFELQIIQGQDYISKFESRTTKKRVIKSTRGNIYDKNGEELATNVLAYSVTFEDNGTYDSTREKNLTLNGTAYQVLNILESNGDTISNNFHIVLDDSGNYKFDVEEGFTLNRFRADIYGQALIDNLTKKQKKATADEMMEYLTGSSGFSIVLDGDKAYTEEELTSHNLPLELTRQEILDLAIIRYELSTNSFKKYMAVTIATNVSEQSVAAIKENQSELQGIDIVEDSVRKYIDDVSMGPILGYTGQASADELEELRKKNPDYANDAIVGKVGIENYMETALQGKDGEETVTVDNLGKVLKIDSDTRVEPVAGNEVYLTIDSSWQSAVYQILKQRVAGILLSKIEATKTYDYSVQDAAQIKIPIYDVYNALVSNSVIDISKFSKADASDTEKNLYAKFQQKQQQVFDTITERLTGENPAALKDEDDQIQEYMTYICDDLLRDTLGIISKNAIDTSDATYQAWTNDKSISLKDYLTYAASQNWIDISKISTEGEYLDSSEVYQALTSYVIDYLKTDNSFSKLLYKYMLQEDTISGQELCLVLYEQGVLSKDDGMYESLASGAMTPYDFMVNKIYTLEIEPAQLALEPCSASAVITDVNTGDVLACVSYPGYDNNRLVNNMDTDYYAKLSLDQSSPFFNKATQQTTAPGSTFKILSTIAGMSEGVVDDSTYINCTGSFDLVTPAINCWNKQGHGEIEIREAIEQSCNYYFNMVGFKLGQDENGDFSENRSLTVLQKYASEIGLDKKTGIELTESSPQVSNAYAVPSYIGQGTNAYTTSQLARYATTIATSGTVYDLTLLDRQTDSKGSVLKEYEPNVINTMDVSQNVWDDIHDGMYRVVQTHKQFDGLGVQVAGKTGTAEVDGVYHPNHGMFIGYAPATDPQYAIAVRIENGYSSGNACLAADDIFKYIFQLADEQTILTGVAASDTSDTSND; from the coding sequence TTGGGTACTAAAATAAAACGATTTTTCAGAAAAATACGCATAAAACGTACAACTATACTGGTACTGGTTTTTGTGTTTATGTCTGCAACTCTGGTACGACAGCTTTTTGAGCTTCAGATCATTCAGGGACAGGATTATATCAGCAAATTTGAATCACGTACCACAAAGAAACGTGTGATCAAAAGCACACGAGGAAATATTTACGACAAAAATGGCGAAGAGCTGGCAACAAACGTGCTGGCGTACTCCGTTACCTTTGAAGACAATGGAACTTATGATTCTACCAGAGAAAAAAATCTTACTTTAAATGGAACTGCCTATCAGGTGCTTAATATCCTGGAGTCTAATGGAGATACTATCAGTAATAATTTCCATATTGTACTGGATGACAGTGGAAATTATAAATTTGATGTAGAAGAAGGTTTTACATTAAACCGTTTTCGTGCAGATATATATGGACAGGCACTGATCGATAACCTTACAAAAAAACAAAAAAAAGCCACTGCAGATGAGATGATGGAATACCTTACAGGAAGCAGCGGATTTTCGATCGTGTTAGACGGAGACAAAGCTTATACAGAAGAAGAACTGACCTCACACAATCTGCCTCTGGAACTGACCAGACAGGAGATTCTGGATCTGGCTATCATTCGTTACGAGCTGAGTACCAACAGTTTCAAAAAATATATGGCAGTGACTATTGCAACAAATGTAAGTGAACAGTCTGTGGCTGCTATTAAAGAAAATCAGTCTGAACTTCAGGGAATTGATATTGTGGAAGATTCTGTCCGCAAATATATTGATGACGTGAGTATGGGACCGATCCTTGGTTACACAGGACAGGCATCAGCAGATGAACTGGAAGAACTGCGTAAAAAGAATCCGGATTATGCAAATGATGCTATTGTTGGTAAAGTTGGAATTGAAAATTATATGGAAACAGCACTTCAGGGCAAGGATGGAGAAGAAACTGTTACTGTAGACAATCTTGGAAAAGTATTAAAAATTGACTCGGATACCAGAGTGGAGCCGGTGGCAGGGAATGAGGTATATCTGACGATAGACAGCAGCTGGCAGTCTGCCGTTTATCAAATCCTTAAACAGAGAGTCGCCGGTATTCTTCTTTCCAAGATTGAAGCCACCAAGACGTATGATTATAGTGTTCAGGACGCGGCACAGATTAAGATTCCTATCTATGATGTATACAATGCGCTGGTCTCCAACAGTGTGATAGATATCAGCAAATTCAGCAAAGCAGATGCTTCTGATACAGAAAAAAATTTATATGCCAAATTTCAACAAAAGCAGCAACAGGTTTTTGATACAATAACAGAGAGGCTGACAGGAGAAAACCCAGCAGCACTCAAGGATGAAGATGATCAGATCCAGGAGTACATGACTTATATCTGTGATGATCTTCTCAGAGATACCCTTGGAATCATTTCCAAGAACGCCATTGATACTTCAGATGCAACATATCAGGCATGGACCAATGATAAGAGCATCAGTTTGAAAGATTATCTGACCTATGCTGCAAGCCAGAACTGGATTGATATCTCCAAAATCTCTACAGAAGGAGAATATCTTGATTCTTCAGAGGTTTACCAGGCCCTTACCAGCTATGTGATTGATTATCTGAAAACAGACAACAGTTTTTCGAAACTATTGTATAAATATATGCTTCAGGAAGATACGATCTCCGGTCAGGAACTGTGCCTGGTTCTCTATGAGCAGGGAGTACTTTCCAAAGATGACGGCATGTATGAGTCACTTGCTTCCGGAGCTATGACGCCTTATGATTTCATGGTCAACAAAATTTATACTCTGGAGATTGAGCCTGCACAGCTGGCACTGGAGCCTTGTTCTGCATCTGCAGTAATTACAGATGTTAATACAGGAGATGTACTGGCCTGTGTATCTTATCCTGGATATGATAATAACCGTCTGGTCAACAATATGGACACTGACTATTACGCCAAACTTTCTCTTGACCAGTCCAGTCCGTTTTTTAATAAGGCAACACAGCAGACTACTGCACCGGGTTCTACTTTCAAAATCCTGTCTACCATTGCCGGTATGTCAGAAGGTGTAGTGGATGATAGTACTTATATCAATTGTACAGGCTCCTTTGACCTGGTTACTCCTGCGATCAACTGCTGGAACAAGCAGGGACATGGGGAAATTGAAATCAGGGAAGCAATTGAGCAGTCATGTAACTATTACTTTAATATGGTAGGTTTTAAACTTGGCCAGGATGAAAACGGAGATTTTTCTGAAAACCGGAGCTTGACAGTACTTCAGAAGTATGCATCTGAAATAGGACTGGACAAGAAAACAGGTATCGAACTTACAGAATCTTCTCCACAGGTATCAAATGCTTATGCAGTACCATCCTATATTGGACAGGGTACTAATGCATATACCACCAGCCAGCTTGCACGTTATGCAACTACTATTGCAACCAGCGGTACTGTTTATGATCTTACACTTCTGGACAGACAGACAGATTCCAAAGGATCTGTTCTGAAAGAGTATGAACCGAATGTGATCAACACTATGGATGTTTCACAGAATGTATGGGATGATATCCATGATGGTATGTATCGTGTAGTTCAGACGCATAAACAATTTGATGGCCTTGGTGTCCAGGTGGCAGGTAAGACAGGTACAGCCGAGGTGGATGGTGTTTACCATCCCAACCATGGTATGTTTATCGGTTATGCACCTGCTACAGATCCACAGTATGCCATTGCTGTCCGTATCGAGAATGGTTACAGTTCCGGTAATGCGTGTCTTGCAGCTGATGATATTTTCAAATATATTTTCCAGCTGGCAGATGAACAGACGATTCTTACAGGTGTTGCTGCCAGTGATACCAGCGATACATCGAATGATTAA